A genomic region of Friedmanniella luteola contains the following coding sequences:
- a CDS encoding PEP/pyruvate-binding domain-containing protein — MRGSTSAEDPGPVLVRWLDATATAAEVGGKGLGLARLTAAGLPVPAGFCLTTAAFARWRSDGEPDAVPEPVAAALRQAHRDLAVDVVAVRSSATTEDRAGASAAGQQDTVLGVRDQDALLAAVLTCWRSLRGVRAVAYRAHRGLAEDGGAMAVVVQRQVDADAAGVAFSLDPVHGDRSAVVLEAVPGLGEALVAGTAAAEEIRVDRATGAVTPPVPVLLTAAEARRLAALVRRVEEVLDGDVDVEWCRADGELSLVQARPVTAAAPADPWNDSLGGDFLWTSTNVGEAIPDVMTPATWSMVQVFLRDAMATASIPPHVGWGRIGGRVYLNVSVMATLSRVVGVGEQRYRRLTAEVFGRLPPELEIPPVPVRRLAVLAAVVPMALHVLGEARRDARRLDGYLADHHARCERRHAEIAAVLEPGALGRLWTAVLEPEFHRVSWMLSAATRSSGASFVTTRYRLQRLVGDADANLLTAATGGRAGPLASLGLLDGLDALARGEIDAATFARRYGHRGPHEFELRWPRPAEDPDWLAGQLAARAGDPTHRDRLRAQREARDAAWQRLRAAHPVRARLLGRALTRWGRIARDRERARSEVIRYFGVLRAFTLRAGELTGLGDDVFFLELPELLRALAGEPPAARLAAGRRAVHAAYSALPPYPGLIRGRFDPFRWAADPDRRADLFLPSPRPEPVGGPADVAVRGFPGSAGVVEGPVRVLTDPDRADALRPGEVLVTPVTNVGWTPYFPRAAAVVTDVGAPLSHAAIVARELGIPAVVGCGNATTLLRTGDRVRVDGAAGTVERLGPDRAVSPGSS; from the coding sequence GTGCGTGGGTCGACGTCGGCTGAGGACCCCGGCCCCGTCCTGGTGCGCTGGCTGGACGCGACGGCGACGGCCGCGGAGGTCGGCGGCAAGGGTCTCGGGCTCGCCCGGCTGACCGCGGCGGGGCTGCCCGTGCCCGCGGGCTTCTGCCTCACCACGGCCGCCTTCGCGCGCTGGCGCTCGGACGGCGAGCCCGACGCGGTCCCGGAGCCGGTCGCCGCGGCGCTCCGGCAGGCCCACCGGGACCTCGCGGTCGACGTCGTCGCCGTCCGCTCGTCGGCGACCACCGAGGACCGGGCCGGCGCCTCGGCCGCCGGCCAGCAGGACACCGTGCTCGGCGTGCGCGACCAGGACGCCCTGCTCGCCGCCGTGCTCACCTGCTGGCGGTCGTTGCGGGGCGTGCGGGCGGTCGCCTACCGCGCGCACCGCGGCCTGGCCGAGGACGGGGGGGCGATGGCCGTCGTCGTCCAGCGGCAGGTCGACGCCGACGCGGCCGGGGTGGCCTTCAGCCTCGACCCGGTCCACGGCGACCGGAGCGCCGTCGTCCTCGAGGCGGTGCCCGGGCTCGGGGAGGCGCTGGTGGCCGGCACCGCCGCGGCCGAGGAGATCCGGGTGGACCGGGCCACCGGGGCCGTCACCCCGCCCGTGCCGGTCCTGCTGACCGCCGCGGAGGCCCGTCGGCTCGCCGCCCTGGTGCGGCGCGTCGAGGAGGTGCTCGACGGCGACGTCGACGTGGAGTGGTGCCGCGCGGACGGCGAGCTGAGCCTGGTCCAGGCCCGGCCGGTCACCGCGGCCGCGCCCGCCGACCCCTGGAACGACAGCCTCGGCGGCGACTTCCTCTGGACCAGCACCAACGTCGGCGAGGCCATCCCGGACGTGATGACGCCGGCCACCTGGTCGATGGTCCAGGTGTTCCTGCGCGACGCGATGGCCACCGCCTCGATCCCGCCGCACGTCGGCTGGGGCCGGATCGGCGGCCGCGTCTACCTCAACGTCAGCGTGATGGCGACGCTGTCCCGGGTGGTCGGGGTGGGGGAGCAGCGCTACCGGCGGCTGACGGCGGAGGTCTTCGGCCGGCTGCCGCCCGAGCTGGAGATCCCGCCCGTGCCGGTCCGCCGGCTGGCCGTCCTCGCGGCGGTGGTGCCGATGGCGCTGCACGTCCTCGGCGAGGCCCGGCGGGACGCCCGGCGTCTCGACGGCTACCTCGCCGACCACCACGCGCGGTGCGAGCGGCGCCACGCGGAGATCGCCGCGGTGCTCGAGCCTGGCGCCCTCGGCCGGCTGTGGACCGCGGTGCTCGAGCCGGAGTTCCACCGGGTCAGCTGGATGCTCTCCGCCGCCACCCGCTCCAGCGGCGCCTCGTTCGTCACCACGCGGTACCGCCTGCAGCGGCTGGTCGGCGACGCCGACGCCAACCTGCTCACCGCGGCGACGGGCGGGCGGGCCGGCCCGCTGGCCAGCCTCGGCCTGCTCGACGGCCTGGACGCCCTCGCCCGCGGGGAGATCGACGCCGCCACCTTCGCCCGCCGGTACGGCCACCGCGGCCCGCACGAGTTCGAGCTCCGCTGGCCGCGCCCGGCGGAGGACCCGGACTGGCTGGCGGGCCAGCTGGCGGCGCGGGCCGGCGACCCGACCCACCGGGACCGGCTGCGGGCCCAGCGGGAGGCGCGGGACGCGGCGTGGCAGCGGCTCCGGGCCGCGCACCCGGTGCGGGCGCGGCTGCTCGGCCGGGCGCTGACCCGCTGGGGCCGGATCGCCCGGGACCGCGAGCGGGCGCGCAGCGAGGTGATCCGCTACTTCGGCGTGCTGCGGGCGTTCACGCTGCGGGCGGGCGAGCTGACCGGCCTCGGCGACGACGTCTTCTTCCTCGAGCTGCCGGAGCTGCTCCGCGCCCTCGCCGGGGAGCCGCCGGCGGCCCGGCTGGCCGCGGGCCGGCGCGCGGTGCACGCCGCCTACAGCGCGCTGCCGCCCTACCCCGGGCTGATCCGGGGCCGGTTCGACCCGTTCCGCTGGGCGGCCGACCCCGACCGCCGCGCCGACCTGTTCCTGCCGTCCCCCCGTCCCGAGCCGGTCGGAGGGCCGGCCGACGTCGCCGTCCGCGGGTTCCCCGGCTCGGCCGGCGTGGTCGAGGGTCCGGTGCGGGTGCTGACCGACCCCGACCGCGCCGACGCCCTGCGGCCCGGCGAGGTGCTGGTCACCCCGGTCACCAACGTCGGCTGGACGCCCTACTTCCCGCGCGCCGCCGCCGTGGTCACCGACGTCGGCGCCCCGCTGTCGCACGCGGCGATCGTCGCCCGCGAGCTGGGGATCCCGGCCGTCGTCGGCTGCGGCAACGCGACGACGCTGCTGCGCACGGGAGACCGGGTCCGCGTCGACGGCGCCGCGGGCACGGTCGAGCGGCTCGGCCCGGATCGTGCGGTGAGTCCGGGGTCGTCGTAG
- a CDS encoding Gfo/Idh/MocA family protein, which translates to MTSSTRKRVAVLGAGLIGEVHRRAAVLAGAEVVGVLASTPERSREVAAAWGVERAFADIDEVAASDVDAVHICTPNSSHVPFAVQLMEAGKHVLCEKPLGVSLEDAQHAAEVAERTGVVTTMPFAYRFHPMARELRARVQSPGFGAVNLVHGTYLQDWLLSPRSTSWRVDPVAGGPSRAFGDIGSHWCDLVEWVTGDRIASLVATTSISVKQRPAATAASFTGFESDGPLVDVTTEDSALILFRTAADVAGSAVISQLSAGRKNRLWVEVDGMQQSAVFDQELPEQLLLGDDEGYRTLVRDPNHGSSEQRRLATLPAGHAQGYAQCFEAYVADSYAAIDAQAGVGERPEGLPTFADGVRAATICDAMLRSAASRAWVDVG; encoded by the coding sequence ATGACTTCTTCGACGCGGAAGCGGGTGGCCGTCCTCGGGGCGGGTCTCATCGGTGAGGTGCACCGGCGGGCGGCCGTGCTGGCCGGGGCCGAGGTGGTGGGCGTGCTGGCCTCCACCCCCGAGCGGTCCCGCGAGGTCGCGGCGGCCTGGGGCGTCGAGCGCGCCTTCGCCGACATCGACGAGGTGGCGGCCAGCGACGTCGACGCGGTGCACATCTGCACCCCGAACTCCTCGCACGTGCCCTTCGCGGTGCAGCTGATGGAGGCCGGCAAGCACGTCCTCTGCGAGAAGCCGCTGGGCGTCAGCCTGGAGGACGCGCAGCACGCCGCGGAGGTCGCCGAGCGGACCGGCGTCGTCACCACCATGCCGTTCGCCTACCGCTTCCACCCGATGGCGCGGGAGCTGCGGGCCCGGGTGCAGTCGCCCGGTTTCGGCGCCGTCAACCTCGTGCACGGCACCTACCTGCAGGACTGGCTGCTGAGCCCCCGCTCGACGAGCTGGCGGGTCGACCCGGTCGCCGGCGGTCCGTCGCGCGCGTTCGGCGACATCGGCTCGCACTGGTGCGACCTGGTCGAGTGGGTCACCGGCGACCGGATCGCCTCCCTCGTGGCGACCACCTCCATCAGCGTCAAGCAGCGTCCGGCAGCCACCGCCGCCAGCTTCACGGGGTTCGAGAGCGACGGGCCCCTGGTGGACGTCACCACCGAGGACAGCGCGCTCATCCTGTTCCGGACGGCGGCCGACGTGGCCGGCTCCGCGGTGATCAGCCAGCTGTCCGCCGGCCGCAAGAACCGGCTGTGGGTCGAGGTGGACGGCATGCAGCAGAGCGCGGTGTTCGACCAGGAGCTGCCCGAGCAGCTGCTGCTCGGCGACGACGAGGGCTACCGCACGCTGGTCCGGGACCCCAACCACGGCTCCTCCGAGCAGCGCCGGCTGGCCACCCTGCCCGCCGGTCACGCGCAGGGCTACGCCCAGTGCTTCGAGGCCTACGTGGCCGACTCCTACGCCGCGATCGACGCGCAGGCGGGCGTCGGCGAGCGGCCCGAGGGCCTGCCCACCTTCGCCGACGGCGTCCGGGCGGCCACGATCTGCGACGCCATGCTGCGCTCGGCGGCCAGCCGTGCGTGGGTCGACGTCGGCTGA
- a CDS encoding substrate-binding domain-containing protein has product MRTTDRRRRVAGAAAAATALVMMSACGQIYPSSTPAQGPANGIKSDVSDVVVGFAQQQLQAPYFAAMQVQSEQIAKEQGFKLLFQAANKDPVIQMNQMQAMISQGADVLVVNATSVKGQKEMMTQIASQIPVTYIDTSVPGTGMTSVQSDNLTIGRESGILTAKRFKDLGKTSIKMVILTGPATDEFVGPNRRQGFLDGLEEGGLPYEIKAEQSGDYAQDKGQVAAETMLAGNPDVDLILGLNDSMALGAYNVVNGKDQYKNVYVAASADGQKEALALIKQGGCEGRYLSTGLNSPSLAAEQALKISVDVATGKAKPSDFKPESFTKAVGIGCENIDEYYDPNSVF; this is encoded by the coding sequence ATGAGGACGACCGACCGTCGCCGCCGGGTGGCGGGCGCCGCCGCGGCCGCGACCGCGCTGGTGATGATGAGTGCCTGCGGGCAGATCTACCCCTCGAGCACGCCCGCGCAGGGGCCGGCCAACGGGATCAAGTCCGACGTGAGCGACGTCGTCGTCGGCTTCGCGCAGCAGCAGCTGCAGGCCCCGTACTTCGCCGCGATGCAGGTGCAGTCGGAGCAGATCGCCAAGGAGCAGGGCTTCAAGCTGCTGTTCCAGGCGGCCAACAAGGACCCCGTCATCCAGATGAACCAGATGCAGGCGATGATCAGCCAGGGGGCCGACGTGCTGGTGGTGAACGCCACCAGCGTCAAGGGCCAGAAGGAGATGATGACCCAGATCGCCTCCCAGATCCCCGTCACCTACATCGACACCAGCGTCCCGGGTACGGGCATGACCAGCGTGCAGTCCGACAACCTGACCATCGGCCGGGAGTCGGGCATCCTGACCGCGAAGCGGTTCAAGGACCTGGGCAAGACCAGCATCAAGATGGTGATCCTGACGGGGCCGGCGACCGATGAGTTCGTCGGGCCGAACCGGCGGCAGGGCTTCCTGGACGGTCTGGAGGAGGGCGGCCTGCCGTACGAGATCAAGGCCGAGCAGTCGGGTGACTACGCCCAGGACAAGGGCCAGGTCGCGGCCGAGACCATGCTGGCCGGCAACCCGGACGTCGACCTGATCCTCGGCCTCAACGACTCGATGGCGCTGGGCGCGTACAACGTGGTCAACGGCAAGGACCAGTACAAGAACGTCTACGTCGCCGCCTCGGCCGACGGCCAGAAGGAGGCGCTCGCCCTGATCAAGCAGGGCGGCTGCGAGGGTCGCTACCTCTCGACCGGGCTGAACTCGCCGTCGCTGGCGGCGGAGCAGGCCCTGAAGATCTCGGTGGACGTGGCGACGGGCAAGGCCAAGCCGAGCGACTTCAAGCCGGAGTCCTTCACCAAGGCCGTCGGCATCGGCTGCGAGAACATCGACGAGTACTACGACCCGAACAGCGTCTTCTGA